One region of Peribacillus simplex genomic DNA includes:
- the lspA gene encoding signal peptidase II, which yields MFYYLIALLVIAFDQLTKWMIVQKMEYGESIEIIENLLYITSHRNRGAAWGILQGQMWFFYIITIAVIIGLVYYIQKMAKESRLLGVALALMLGGAIGNFIDRVARQEVVDFVHTYIFSYSFPVFNVADASLSIGVGLLVIHMFLEEKKAKEKDNG from the coding sequence GTGTTTTATTATTTAATAGCCCTTTTGGTCATAGCTTTCGATCAGCTGACAAAATGGATGATTGTGCAAAAAATGGAGTACGGAGAAAGCATTGAAATTATTGAAAACCTTCTATATATCACCTCGCATCGTAATCGTGGGGCAGCATGGGGAATTCTACAAGGTCAAATGTGGTTTTTCTACATCATCACCATCGCTGTCATTATTGGACTTGTCTATTATATTCAGAAGATGGCGAAGGAAAGCCGTTTGCTTGGAGTTGCACTTGCTCTCATGCTAGGCGGTGCGATTGGTAATTTCATCGATCGTGTTGCTCGTCAGGAAGTAGTGGATTTCGTTCATACCTATATTTTCAGCTACAGTTTCCCGGTATTTAATGTTGCTGATGCTTCGCTTTCAATTGGTGTCGGATTGCTCGTGATTCATATGTTTTTAGAAGAAAAAAAAGCTAAGGAGAAAGATAATGGATAA
- a CDS encoding RluA family pseudouridine synthase produces MDKRLYSIDETLKGVRIDKALSTLNEEWSRTQVQQWIKDDHVLVNGSAIKTNYKAIPGDTIEVTIPELEELDAVAEEMNLDIYYEDADVLVVNKPSGMVVHPAPGHVSGTLVNGLMAHCNDLSGINGVMRPGIVHRIDKDTSGLLMVAKNDMAHEKLVQQLVDKTVTRKYQAVVHGVIPHDFGTIDAPIGRDKKDRQSMTVTDSNSKNAVTHFRVIERFNDFTLVECQLETGRTHQIRVHMKYIGFPLAGDPKYGPKKTLKLDGQALHAGLLGFIHPRTNEYMEFEAPIPEEFENLINQLRRSKD; encoded by the coding sequence ATGGATAAAAGGTTATACAGCATCGATGAAACACTAAAAGGAGTTAGGATTGATAAGGCTCTTTCCACTTTGAATGAGGAATGGTCACGTACTCAGGTCCAGCAATGGATTAAAGATGACCATGTTTTAGTAAATGGCTCGGCTATAAAGACGAATTACAAAGCTATTCCTGGCGATACGATCGAAGTGACGATTCCTGAACTTGAGGAATTGGATGCAGTAGCAGAGGAAATGAATTTGGATATCTATTATGAAGATGCTGATGTACTCGTGGTTAATAAACCGAGCGGTATGGTCGTCCACCCAGCACCTGGACATGTATCAGGCACGCTTGTAAATGGCTTGATGGCTCACTGCAACGATCTTTCTGGAATCAACGGTGTGATGCGACCTGGAATCGTCCATCGAATCGACAAAGATACATCAGGTCTATTGATGGTTGCAAAAAATGATATGGCACATGAAAAACTTGTGCAGCAGCTTGTTGACAAAACGGTTACCCGTAAGTATCAAGCTGTAGTTCATGGAGTGATCCCTCATGACTTCGGAACAATTGATGCACCGATCGGCCGGGATAAAAAGGATCGCCAAAGCATGACTGTCACAGATTCAAATTCCAAAAATGCTGTTACACATTTCCGGGTCATTGAACGTTTCAATGACTTCACTTTGGTGGAATGCCAGCTTGAAACAGGCAGGACGCATCAAATCCGTGTTCACATGAAATACATTGGGTTCCCACTTGCCGGAGATCCGAAATATGGTCCGAAAAAGACCCTGAAATTAGATGGACAAGCATTGCACGCTGGTCTTCTGGGTTTCATTCATCCACGTACAAATGAGTATATGGAGTTCGAAGCTCCGATTCCGGAAGAGTTTGAAAATCTAATTAATCAATTGCGTAGAAGTAAGGATTGA